The Phormidium yuhuli AB48 DNA window CTCAACCGGATTGGTTTCAGGCAGGGGTGTCATAGGTTTGGCGTAACAGAATCAATGGAAGATAGGGTCAAAAGGGGGACGGTGAATCTGGGTTACGTTTACGGTAGTGGAGTCTTTGCGGCCGCAACGTAACTATTTATTAAGGTAGCAGAGCGAATTACACGTCCCAAATGATGTTGTGTGTACTCTCGCAAAATCTGCTCGATGGTAATCCAGGCAGCCTCTGAGGCGGGGCTAATGGGGGCGAGGTGAGGTTGGGAGAGTTGTTGTAATAGGGCCAGTTGATGACCGTTGAGATAGCGGTTTGGGGTCGGGGTGAAGGCGGCTTGGTTGGCAACGGCTTCATCGTCTCGGTCTTCATACTGGCTTGAGGACTGTCGCTGCTGTTGGACTTGTTGCCGTTGGACTTGTAGTTGAGCGGGGGCGACGACTCCCCCAGAACGAATGCTAAATCCGATGGCGGGGTTGAGGTGGTTGGGGTTGGCGATGAGGGGGGTTTGAGAGAGGCAGCAGTGGTGAACTTGGGGGGCAATCCCGCCAAGGGCTAATAGGTGAAAGATTCCTTGGCATAAGTGGGCTAAAACTTCTCCGATGGGAGCGGCGGCGGGGAGCTGTTCGAGCCGTTGTAGATGTTCGGTGAGGAGGTTGAAGAGGTCGCTTTGGGGGCTGTCTTCTAAGGCTTGGTTAAGGGCGATTTCGGCGAGGTACTGGCTGGCGGTGAGCAGGCCGAAGTGACGACTGAGACCGGGATAGGAGGCGAGGGTTTCGGCGTGGTGGATGCGATCGAGGGATTTGCCGGGTTTTATCATCAGTTCGTTGAGGACGAATAGTCCGGTTCGTCCGCCGAATTTGGATTTGGCTTTGCGAGATCCGCCGGCGACGACTCGCAGTAATCCTCGTTCTGGGGTCAGAATGGTTAGGAGGCGATCGCTCTCTCCGAGGGGCATACTTTTTAGGTTGATTCCGGTGATGCGGTACATGGGGGAAGAAGGCAAGAGGGGGAAGAAGGCAATAGGCAATAGGCAATAGGCAATAGGGGGTTAGGTGGGGTCTTCGGGTTCGTTGTCGGGTTGGAGGAGTTGGAGGCTGTAGGAGGTTCCGAGACGGGTGGCTCCGGCTTCGATGAGGGCGATCGCGTCGCTGCGGCTGCGGATGCCGGCGGCGGCTTTGATGGCGATTTGACCTTTGGCAATCTCTTTGAGTTGTCTGATATGCTCGACTTGTACGCCGCCGTTCCAACCGGTGCAGGTTTGGAGACATTGGACGCCGGCGTCGATGGCAATGGCACTGACTAATTCTAGTTCATCTGGGGTTAAAAGGTTGGTTTCTAAGATGGCTTT harbors:
- the recO gene encoding DNA repair protein RecO; this translates as MYRITGINLKSMPLGESDRLLTILTPERGLLRVVAGGSRKAKSKFGGRTGLFVLNELMIKPGKSLDRIHHAETLASYPGLSRHFGLLTASQYLAEIALNQALEDSPQSDLFNLLTEHLQRLEQLPAAAPIGEVLAHLCQGIFHLLALGGIAPQVHHCCLSQTPLIANPNHLNPAIGFSIRSGGVVAPAQLQVQRQQVQQQRQSSSQYEDRDDEAVANQAAFTPTPNRYLNGHQLALLQQLSQPHLAPISPASEAAWITIEQILREYTQHHLGRVIRSATLINSYVAAAKTPLP